Proteins encoded by one window of Candidatus Krumholzibacteriota bacterium:
- a CDS encoding GWxTD domain-containing protein, whose amino-acid sequence MRRSIRVAAVAALLSIAAAPLSGQYASPERQSAFELLVGQQYDPDGRTVLVLGATVPYRRLVFFRTPGGFRASYRVYMDLRDRKGRQVRGDVWEEELGVESYDETRAPAVQAVSRRTFDVPPGEYTARVTIEVIGTDRRFYRERRIRMLGRKEGRLELGDPVFYSPVGPAAEPPPGGEIAISVCDPEGDGRFESNNDAVYAGLDSWPRIAHDMIIPDPTDEIREYVISVRISEYRGPAILYSRKRGDITRGGHGRICLDLGTDLLPIGEYTVETAVEIPGTDERVTTKGRFTVVLGRGILVSQFDELLDILSLFANDEEIARLAAAAPEERMEAWRRFWLARSGEREGPHPADEGEFLFRLRHVMRNFSDHGAGWKSDRGRVWMRYGRPDDIREGSDRAYGRGYLAWYYFNWDIMFLFEDSIGTGDYRLLESRPI is encoded by the coding sequence ATGAGACGATCGATCCGGGTCGCGGCGGTCGCGGCCTTGCTCTCCATCGCGGCGGCGCCCCTCTCCGGCCAGTACGCTTCGCCGGAGCGGCAATCCGCGTTCGAGCTGCTCGTCGGGCAGCAGTACGATCCCGACGGCCGGACGGTGCTCGTCCTCGGCGCGACGGTGCCGTACCGGCGCCTCGTCTTCTTCAGGACGCCGGGCGGGTTCCGCGCCTCCTACCGCGTCTACATGGATCTCAGGGATCGAAAAGGCCGGCAGGTCCGCGGCGACGTCTGGGAGGAGGAGCTCGGCGTCGAAAGCTACGACGAGACGCGCGCCCCCGCCGTCCAGGCCGTCTCCCGCCGCACCTTCGACGTGCCGCCCGGCGAATACACGGCCCGCGTGACGATCGAGGTGATCGGCACCGACCGCCGATTCTACCGGGAACGGCGGATCAGGATGCTCGGCAGGAAGGAGGGGCGGCTCGAGCTCGGCGACCCGGTTTTCTACTCGCCGGTCGGCCCCGCCGCCGAACCGCCGCCGGGAGGCGAGATCGCCATCTCCGTCTGCGATCCGGAGGGGGATGGGCGCTTCGAGTCGAACAACGACGCCGTCTACGCCGGCCTCGACAGCTGGCCGCGCATCGCCCACGACATGATCATCCCCGATCCGACCGACGAGATCCGCGAGTACGTCATCTCCGTGCGGATCAGCGAATACCGCGGCCCCGCCATCCTCTACAGCCGGAAGCGCGGCGATATCACGCGCGGGGGACACGGGAGGATCTGTCTCGATCTCGGCACGGACCTCCTTCCGATCGGGGAATACACCGTCGAGACCGCCGTCGAGATCCCGGGGACCGACGAGCGCGTGACGACGAAGGGACGGTTCACCGTCGTCCTCGGCCGCGGCATCCTCGTCTCGCAGTTCGACGAGCTCCTCGATATCCTCTCCCTCTTCGCAAACGACGAGGAGATTGCCCGTCTCGCCGCCGCCGCGCCGGAGGAACGGATGGAGGCATGGCGCCGTTTCTGGCTCGCCCGGTCGGGGGAACGCGAAGGGCCCCACCCGGCCGACGAGGGGGAATTCCTTTTCCGGCTCCGCCACGTCATGCGCAATTTCTCGGATCACGGCGCGGGCTGGAAATCCGACCGGGGCAGGGTCTGGATGCGGTACGGCAGGCCGGACGACATCCGCGAGGGTTCGGACCGGGCGTACGGGCGGGGCTACCTGGCCTGGTACTACTTCAACTGGGACATCATGTTCCTCTTCGAGGACTCGATTGGCACGGGGGATTACAGGCTCCTCGAATCCCGCCCGATCTAG
- a CDS encoding TolC family protein, giving the protein MMKHTATRVPALIAGFCMLALFAAAGGAGAEGLSLDECVRIALANNPRIGISEENYRKSESNLLMNYGGFLPSIGVDFYTGHQVFGPSASVQFDAQGRPVQNEGFDYESYTFRFYSDIALFDGGASIAGVRSAMRYRDAAGERLRYEKDLLAAQVIRAYYDHVRSRRLALVQAEALDQAKQNLDRSEALLEVGSATRADVLKARVRHSNTRLGLIQARNAVELTREDLAKLLNMRESRQVAVDTSMTIMLVEPDEQDEISFALANRPDLRSLGHTIRATRADVSGARSGWLPTIGANFSYLWNDREMADNLNFFKNEYQWSVTGYVSINLFDRFRTASNVRTARANERIAEYDLENARLDAVREIKSLLFSIREARERIDVATETVEQAMEDLRLADERFRVGAGTMLETIDAQVALTQAKADVIEAKCDYLIAVADLSRATGREKHE; this is encoded by the coding sequence ATGATGAAGCACACGGCCACCCGGGTCCCGGCCCTGATCGCCGGATTCTGCATGCTCGCCCTATTCGCCGCCGCGGGCGGCGCAGGCGCCGAAGGCCTCTCGCTCGACGAGTGCGTGAGGATCGCGCTGGCGAACAATCCGCGCATCGGGATCTCGGAGGAGAATTACCGCAAATCGGAAAGCAACCTCTTGATGAACTACGGGGGGTTCCTGCCCAGCATCGGAGTCGATTTCTATACCGGCCACCAGGTGTTCGGACCGTCGGCCTCGGTCCAGTTCGATGCGCAGGGGCGTCCCGTCCAGAACGAGGGATTCGACTACGAGAGCTACACGTTCCGGTTCTATTCGGACATCGCCCTCTTCGACGGCGGCGCCTCGATCGCGGGCGTCAGATCGGCGATGCGTTACCGCGACGCCGCCGGCGAACGCCTTCGCTACGAGAAGGATTTGCTGGCCGCGCAGGTGATCCGCGCATACTACGATCACGTGCGAAGCAGGAGGCTGGCGCTCGTGCAGGCGGAGGCGCTCGACCAGGCGAAGCAGAACCTCGACCGTTCCGAGGCGTTGCTCGAGGTGGGCTCGGCCACGCGGGCGGACGTCCTCAAGGCGCGCGTCCGCCACTCAAACACGCGGCTCGGCCTGATCCAGGCGCGGAACGCGGTCGAGCTCACGCGGGAGGACCTCGCGAAACTGCTCAATATGCGCGAAAGCCGCCAAGTCGCCGTCGACACATCCATGACGATCATGCTCGTCGAACCCGACGAGCAGGACGAGATCTCATTCGCTCTCGCGAACCGCCCCGACCTGCGCTCGCTCGGCCATACGATCCGCGCGACTCGGGCGGACGTCTCCGGCGCGAGAAGCGGCTGGCTGCCGACGATCGGGGCGAATTTCAGCTACCTGTGGAATGACCGCGAAATGGCCGACAACCTGAACTTCTTCAAGAACGAGTACCAGTGGAGCGTCACCGGGTACGTCTCGATCAATCTGTTCGACCGGTTCCGGACGGCCTCGAACGTGCGGACCGCCCGGGCGAACGAGCGTATCGCCGAGTACGACCTGGAGAACGCCCGTCTCGACGCGGTGCGCGAGATCAAGAGCCTGCTCTTCAGCATCCGCGAGGCCCGGGAGCGGATCGACGTGGCCACCGAGACGGTCGAGCAGGCGATGGAGGATCTCCGGCTCGCCGACGAGCGCTTCCGGGTCGGGGCGGGAACGATGCTCGAGACGATCGACGCGCAGGTGGCCCTCACGCAGGCGAAGGCGGACGTCATCGAGGCGAAATGCGATTACCTGATCGCCGTGGCCGATTTGTCGAGGGCGACCGGCCGCGAGAAGCACGAATGA
- a CDS encoding efflux RND transporter periplasmic adaptor subunit, translating to MKKRILIFAAIAVVIAVLVIVNLRARGGRAVSVQTEVVSRRDISMVISASGSIRPKRQVDVSARSMGKVTRVAVEEGDVVRRGQFLLQIDPIQLESIVGQLEASLSAARAEERRSWAQVQQAKSDLDRSGPLSERGYLTEQEVETTRTAYEVAVAAHQATKHQIEQYEANLKSARHNLDEVTIEAEMDGIVTRLNVEEGETAIMGTTNIPGTVLLTIADLSTIEAEVEVDETEVVHINLGDRAEITLDAFPDTTYAGEVTEIGNSPILSASTAGQQGVDFKVVITVIDSIVSVRPGLSADAEITVAEKDSALTIPIQSLTVRRRKDIEALADSTGVDAEEEIEGVFVVTGGRARFRPIDVGISSQQHFEVVSGLDEKEEVVSGNFRAIRDLGDGQRVKVARKAAKR from the coding sequence ATGAAGAAGCGGATCCTGATTTTCGCGGCGATCGCCGTGGTGATCGCCGTGCTCGTCATCGTCAATCTCCGCGCCCGGGGAGGGCGCGCCGTCTCCGTGCAGACGGAGGTCGTCTCGCGCAGAGACATATCGATGGTCATCTCGGCGTCCGGGTCGATCCGGCCGAAACGGCAGGTCGACGTCAGCGCGCGGAGCATGGGGAAGGTCACGCGCGTGGCCGTCGAGGAGGGCGACGTCGTCCGCCGCGGCCAGTTCCTGCTCCAGATCGATCCAATCCAGCTCGAGTCGATCGTGGGCCAGCTCGAGGCGTCCCTCTCGGCGGCCCGCGCCGAGGAGCGTCGCTCCTGGGCCCAGGTCCAGCAGGCGAAGAGCGACCTCGACCGCTCGGGGCCGCTCTCCGAGCGGGGCTATCTCACCGAGCAGGAGGTGGAGACGACGCGGACGGCGTACGAGGTGGCCGTCGCCGCCCACCAGGCCACGAAACACCAGATCGAGCAGTACGAGGCCAACCTGAAGAGCGCCCGCCACAATCTCGACGAGGTCACGATTGAGGCCGAGATGGACGGGATCGTGACACGGCTGAACGTCGAGGAGGGAGAGACGGCGATCATGGGGACGACGAACATCCCCGGCACCGTGCTCCTCACGATCGCCGACCTGTCGACGATCGAGGCGGAGGTCGAGGTCGACGAGACCGAGGTCGTCCACATCAATCTCGGCGACCGGGCCGAGATCACGCTCGACGCCTTCCCCGACACGACCTACGCCGGCGAGGTGACGGAGATCGGCAACAGCCCGATACTCTCCGCGTCGACGGCGGGACAGCAGGGGGTGGACTTCAAGGTGGTGATCACCGTCATCGATTCGATCGTCAGCGTCAGGCCGGGGCTCTCGGCGGACGCGGAGATCACCGTCGCCGAGAAGGACAGCGCCCTGACGATCCCCATACAGAGTTTGACGGTCCGGCGGCGCAAGGACATCGAGGCGCTCGCCGATTCGACCGGCGTCGACGCCGAGGAGGAGATCGAGGGCGTCTTCGTCGTCACGGGCGGCAGGGCCCGGTTCCGTCCGATCGATGTCGGCATATCGAGCCAGCAGCACTTCGAGGTCGTCTCGGGGCTCGATGAGAAAGAAGAGGTCGTCAGCGGGAATTTCAGGGCGATCAGGGATCTCGGCGACGGCCAGCGGGTGAAGGTCGCCCGGAAGGCCGCGAAGAGATGA
- a CDS encoding ABC transporter ATP-binding protein, translating to MIKVEQVRKIYEVGVQRIEAVAGVDLDIAENEYVAVMGPSGSGKSTFMNILGCLDTPTDGRYWLNGQEVSNLSDDDLAYIRNKEIGFVFQTFNLLPRATALQNVELPLIYGGVGAAERRRRATEALDRVGLGDRALHRPNELSGGQRQRVAIARALVNRPSIILADEPTGNLDSKTGQEIMQIFDSIYAAGNTIVMVTHEEHIAKHSKRVIRLLDGRIEFDRRMN from the coding sequence CTGATCAAGGTCGAGCAAGTCAGGAAGATATACGAGGTCGGCGTGCAGCGGATCGAGGCGGTCGCCGGCGTCGATCTCGATATCGCCGAGAACGAGTACGTCGCCGTCATGGGGCCGTCCGGCTCGGGGAAATCGACGTTCATGAACATCCTCGGATGCCTCGACACGCCCACGGACGGGCGGTACTGGCTCAACGGGCAGGAGGTGAGCAACCTCAGCGACGACGATCTGGCCTACATACGGAACAAGGAGATCGGGTTCGTCTTCCAGACCTTCAATCTCCTGCCGCGTGCAACCGCTCTCCAGAACGTCGAGCTGCCGCTCATCTACGGTGGCGTGGGCGCGGCCGAGCGGCGCAGGCGCGCCACGGAGGCCCTCGATCGCGTGGGCCTCGGCGATCGTGCGCTGCACAGGCCGAACGAGCTCTCCGGCGGCCAGCGCCAGCGGGTCGCGATCGCGCGGGCGCTGGTCAACCGGCCGTCCATCATCCTCGCCGACGAACCGACGGGCAACCTCGACTCGAAGACGGGCCAGGAGATCATGCAGATCTTCGACTCCATCTACGCGGCGGGGAACACGATCGTGATGGTGACGCACGAGGAGCACATCGCGAAGCATTCGAAACGCGTGATCAGGCTCCTCGACGGCAGGATCGAGTTCGACAGACGGATGAACTGA
- a CDS encoding ABC transporter permease, whose product MKGRPALLIFQGVRIALGALRENKLRTFLTLLGNIVGTMSVIAVVSLIGGIDEYVREEVADEGSNVFTIERINFFEAITDLDSFLEAIARNPVIRMSDVEHVRESVHSASQIGAAASATDNVVFGNETAEGIAIRGRSAEYPMIEKAPLKVGRHISRLENERSAAVAVLGWEVYERLFGVREPIGRKIKIGGKHFRVIGVVEDMGTVMGESRNRFVYVPVNAFLKLYGARTSLEIKVKSEDITALEDAIDEATMAMRIRHRLRPLEKNDFSISTSQQLVSLWEKISTSIFNALIFIVSIALVVGGVVLMNVMLVSVTERTREIGLRKALGARRSHILWQFIVESVTLSIVGGTIGILVGFTIAAVISLLTPLPYLIAPWSIAAGLIVTFMIGLVFGTYPAGRAAGLDPVVALHHE is encoded by the coding sequence ATGAAGGGCCGACCGGCGCTGCTGATCTTCCAGGGCGTGCGGATCGCGCTCGGCGCGCTCCGCGAGAACAAGCTGCGCACGTTTCTCACGCTCCTCGGCAACATCGTCGGCACGATGTCCGTCATCGCCGTCGTCTCGTTGATCGGCGGCATCGACGAGTACGTGCGGGAGGAGGTCGCCGACGAGGGGAGCAACGTCTTCACGATCGAGCGGATCAACTTCTTCGAGGCGATCACCGATCTCGACAGCTTTCTCGAGGCGATCGCCCGCAATCCGGTCATCCGCATGAGCGACGTCGAGCACGTGCGGGAGTCCGTTCACTCCGCCTCGCAGATCGGGGCGGCGGCCAGCGCGACTGACAACGTCGTCTTCGGAAACGAGACGGCGGAGGGGATCGCGATCAGGGGCCGTTCGGCGGAATACCCGATGATCGAGAAGGCGCCTCTCAAGGTCGGCCGCCACATCTCGCGGCTCGAAAACGAGCGGAGCGCCGCCGTCGCCGTGCTCGGATGGGAGGTCTACGAGCGCCTCTTCGGCGTACGGGAGCCGATCGGACGGAAGATCAAGATCGGCGGCAAGCATTTCCGGGTCATCGGCGTCGTCGAGGACATGGGCACGGTCATGGGAGAGTCGCGGAACCGCTTCGTCTACGTTCCGGTCAACGCCTTTCTCAAGCTGTACGGTGCGCGCACGTCGCTCGAGATCAAGGTGAAATCGGAGGACATCACCGCACTGGAGGACGCGATCGACGAGGCGACGATGGCGATGCGGATCCGCCACCGGCTGCGGCCGCTCGAGAAAAACGATTTCTCCATATCCACTTCGCAGCAGCTCGTTTCCCTGTGGGAGAAGATCTCGACCTCGATCTTCAACGCCTTGATCTTCATCGTCTCCATCGCGCTCGTCGTGGGCGGGGTCGTCCTCATGAACGTCATGCTCGTCTCCGTGACTGAGCGGACGAGGGAGATCGGGCTGCGCAAGGCGCTCGGGGCGCGGCGCTCGCATATTCTCTGGCAGTTCATCGTGGAATCGGTCACGCTCTCGATCGTCGGCGGAACGATCGGCATCCTGGTCGGATTCACGATCGCGGCGGTGATCTCCCTGCTCACGCCGCTGCCGTACCTGATCGCCCCGTGGTCGATCGCCGCGGGTCTGATCGTCACTTTCATGATCGGGCTGGTCTTCGGGACCTACCCGGCGGGCCGCGCGGCGGGACTCGATCCCGTCGTCGCGCTTCACCACGAGTAG
- a CDS encoding ABC transporter permease produces MPERTDSTNGVLRGRGGQVWRENVRQAFEVIRTHRLRSSLLIVGVAIGVTTVLAMVTVLTGLGKRIEGDILSANRPYLYITRFDPMEGGDERDRLRRKQLTPEDAAAIAELGTVDRVDIQIDPQNMRVLRYEGERTNLMQVVGSTPNFAYLFSLNLDEGRFFTDFEVEKKRRVVVLGYGPATDLFPNRDPVGKRVRIANHEYEVVGTMQSREHILGAIGDNFAVVPYTSYEKDLSGRYDDYQIALTVKPEFTIEEGREETIALLRVLRKVAPGEENDFHVTTSETFKEMLENITKGIALVLVVISSIGLMVGGIGVMNIMLISVTERTREVGIRMATGARRSDILTQFLIEAATLTGVGGFIGIVLGLLAARGVANLIHFPYAVPFLWVIVAFVFSASIGIIFGMYPANRAAKMDPITALHYE; encoded by the coding sequence ATGCCGGAACGAACCGATTCCACGAACGGCGTCCTGCGGGGCCGGGGCGGCCAGGTGTGGCGGGAGAACGTCAGGCAGGCGTTCGAGGTCATCAGGACGCACCGCCTGCGATCCTCGCTGCTCATCGTCGGGGTCGCCATCGGCGTGACGACCGTCCTCGCGATGGTCACCGTTCTCACGGGGCTCGGGAAACGGATCGAGGGGGACATCCTCTCGGCCAACCGGCCCTACCTCTACATCACCCGCTTCGATCCGATGGAGGGCGGGGACGAACGGGATCGCCTGCGCCGCAAGCAGCTCACCCCGGAGGACGCCGCCGCCATCGCCGAACTCGGCACGGTGGACCGCGTCGACATCCAGATCGATCCCCAGAACATGCGGGTGCTCCGGTACGAGGGGGAGAGGACCAACCTGATGCAGGTGGTCGGCTCGACGCCCAACTTCGCCTATCTCTTCAGTTTGAATCTCGACGAGGGGCGGTTCTTCACCGATTTCGAGGTCGAGAAGAAGCGCCGTGTCGTCGTGCTCGGCTACGGTCCCGCCACGGATCTCTTTCCCAACCGTGATCCGGTCGGCAAGCGGGTCCGCATCGCCAACCACGAGTACGAGGTCGTCGGGACGATGCAGTCCCGCGAGCACATACTCGGCGCCATCGGCGACAACTTCGCCGTCGTTCCCTACACGAGCTACGAGAAGGATCTGTCGGGCCGGTACGACGATTACCAGATCGCCCTGACGGTGAAGCCCGAATTCACGATCGAAGAGGGCCGGGAGGAGACGATCGCGCTGTTGCGCGTCCTCAGGAAGGTCGCGCCCGGGGAGGAGAACGACTTCCACGTGACGACCTCCGAGACCTTCAAGGAGATGCTGGAGAACATCACGAAGGGAATCGCGCTCGTACTCGTCGTCATCTCGTCGATCGGCCTGATGGTCGGGGGGATCGGCGTGATGAACATCATGCTGATCTCGGTGACCGAACGGACGCGCGAGGTGGGCATACGCATGGCCACCGGCGCGAGGCGGAGCGACATCCTCACGCAGTTCCTCATCGAGGCCGCCACCCTGACCGGCGTCGGCGGTTTCATCGGGATCGTTCTCGGGCTCCTCGCCGCGCGGGGCGTCGCCAACCTCATCCATTTCCCCTACGCGGTTCCCTTCCTCTGGGTCATCGTGGCATTCGTCTTCTCCGCATCCATCGGGATCATCTTCGGGATGTACCCGGCGAACCGGGCGGCGAAGATGGATCCGATCACCGCCCTCCACTACGAGTGA